A stretch of DNA from Fodinicurvata sediminis DSM 21159:
AGCTCCGCCATCACCCGCATGGCATGGCCCAGGACGTCGCGACCCTGGTCCGTCAGCAGCATGCCGCGGCCGTGTCGGGCGAACAGGCGGACGCCCAGTTCCGCCTCCAGCATGCGGATCTGCCGGCTCAGCGCCGGTTGCGCGATGTGCATCTGGTCGGCCGCCTTGCTGAGACTGCCCAGTTCGGCCACGTGAATGAGGGTGCGAAGCTGGGACAGCTCCATCCAGCTATCCAATCCTGTTATAGCTGATCACGAAAATCGGTCGCGGAATTAACGAGAAAAGATAGCTATGCTGTTCCCGAATGTCGAGACGACACCGGAGCAAACACCGTGCAGACCACCCAGACAGAAGACTGGCCCAGCGCCGTCTATCGGACCCTCAAGGCCGCGAAGGTACAGCAGATGGCCTATGTGCCCGATGCCGGGCACAGCACCCTGATCAACCTTCTGAACGAAGATCCTCAGGTCGCCACAAACGTGCTGACCACCGAAGAGGAAGGCATCGCCATCTCGGCCGGGGCCTGGCTCGGCGGCCAGCGGAATGTCCTGCTGATGCAGTCGAGCGGTGTCGGCAATTGCACCAACATGCTCTCGCTTCCGGCGATGGCGCGTTTCCCGCTGCTGATGCTGGTGACCATGCGCGGGGAATGGGCGGAGTTCAATCCCTGGCAGGTGCCCATGAGCCGTGCCACCCAGCCGACGCTGGAGGCCATGGGCCTGCGCACCCTGCGCGTCGACAAAGCCGAGGACATGGTCGAGACCGTCGAGGCCGCGGCCGCCCTCGCCTATGAAGCGGACCAGCAGGTGGCCGTGCTCATCGGCCAGCGCCTGCTCGGCAAGAAGAAGTGGTGACAGCCATGACAGAGACCTTATCCAGCACACCAGCCACACTTGATCGTCGCGAGGCGATTGGCGCCCTGCTGCGCGCGCGGGAGAACACGCTCGTGGTCACCGGCCTTGGATCGCCAAGCTATGATGTCCACGCGCTCGGCGACCGCGACGACAACTACTACCTCTGGGGCGCCATGGGCAGCGCGGCCCTGGTCGGCCTCGGCCTTGCCCAGGCACAGCCCGAGAAGCGCGTTCTCGTGGTGACCGGCGACGGCGAGCAGCTGATGGCCTTCGGCAGCCTGGCCACCATCGCCGTCGCCCGGCCCAGGAACCTCGCCATCGCCGTGATCGACAACCACCACTACGGCGAAACCGGGATGCAGATGAGCCACACCGGACACGGCATCGACCTTGCCAAGGTCGCGGCAGCCTCCGGCTTTGCCGAGGCGCGCACGCTGCACAGTCTGGAAGAGGTGGAACAGGCCGGAGAGACTCTGAAGACCCCAGCCGAAGGCCCGCGCCTCTATGTCCTCAAGGTCACGGCCGAAAACCACCCCCGCTCCCTGCCCTCACGCGATGCCGTTTTCATCAAGAACAGGTTCCGAGCCCACCTGGGGTTTGCGGCGGAATAAGTCTCCCGAAGCTTCCGATCAGCCTTCGAGACGCAGGCTATCTTCGCCCGACTCAGAGCGCAACGGACCTCTGGCGCCTGTTGCCATTTTTCGGGACACTGGACGGATGGACCGCATCCGCCCGGCCAACCTCAGCGATCTCGCCGCCATAGAGCGGCTGGTCGAGGCCGCCTATGGCCATTACGTCGCGCGCATCGGCAAGCCACCCGGCCCGATGCTGGACGACTATGCCGCACACATCGCCGCCGGCCGCCTCCACCTGCTCTTCCAGGAAAACACGCTGTTCGGGCTGGTCGTTCTTATCGAGAACGCGGACCACATGCTGCTCGACAACGTGGCCGTCCATCCTGAGGCGCAGGGCCAAGGCCTTGGCCGCCGCCTGATCGCCTTCGCCGAAGAGCACACCCGACAGGTCGGCTATGAGCGCCTGCTGCTCTACACCCACGAAGCCATGATCGAGAACCTGGCGCTCTACCAGCACCTGGGTTTCCGAGAGATCCGTCGTGTGGAGGAGAAAGGTTATCGCCGGGTCTACATGGAGAAGATGCTGGCATGACGTTGCCACGGAGCCTTCCTTGCAAATTCAAAATCGCATTTTAAATCTGCAAGGATGACGCGCATCAGGCTTCAGGATATAGCCCGCGAAAACTTGAGAAAATGGTGCCCCTGGAGGGATTCGAACCCCCACTCCTTTCGGAACGCGATTTTGAGTCGCGCGCGTCTACCAGTTCCGCCACAGGGGCGTGGGAAACGGGCGGCAGAATACCCGAGACAGACGGCTTTGCAATGATGATCCTTAGCTTCTTTGTGCCAGAGTTTCCTGCCGTGGCCCAGCTGGCCAGGAACGCCTTTGCTTGAAGACGTCACAATCGTGGCTATCTCTATAGGCGGCTTTTGCGCAACAGAACGCTTTGAAATCAAGACGCTTGAACAGCGCCCGTGAAAATCGAAACCTGTGAACATCGAAGGGGCTGGCCCGAACGGGCCGTCGTCATTCCGTCAGCAACCCGGGGGACAAGCAAGCATGTGTGGACTGGTCGGTGAAATCCGCTTCGACGACAAGGAGGCCTCTCTCTCCCTGGTCGAGGGCATGTCGCAGAGGATCGCACAGCGCGGCCCCGATGCCGCCGGCCTGTTCCGGCAGAACAGCCTCACCGTCGGCCACCGCCGCCTGAAGATCATCGACCACAGCGAATCGGCGCAGCAGCCTATGATCGATTCCCAGCTGGGCCTGGGCATCGTCTACAACGGCGCCATCTACAACTTCCGTGCCCTGCGCGAGGAACTGCAGGGCAAGGGCTATCAGTTCTTCTCCAACGGCGACACCGAGGTTATCCTGAAGGCCTATCACGCCTGGGGCCCGGCCTGCGTCGAGCGCTTCGCCGGCATGTTTGCCTTCGCCCTGTGGGAGCGTGACAGCGGCCGCATGCTGCTGGCCCGCGACCGCCTGGGCATCAAGCCGCTTTACCTGGCCGAGGTGCCCGGCGCCCTGCGCTTCGGCTCCAGCCTGCCGGCGCTGGCCCACAGCGAGGGCGTCGACAGCGACGTCGACCCCGTGGGCCTGCACCACTACATGACCTTCCACGCCGTGGTCCCGGCGCCGCACACCATCCTGAAGGGCGTGCGCAAGCTGCCGCCGGCCAGCCGCCTGCTGGTCGAGCCCGACGGCCGCATGACGCAGGAAACCTATTGGCGCCTGGCCTTCGGCCCGCAGGAAGGCGACGGAACCCGCAGCGAGAGCGACTGGCAGGACCTGGTGCTGGACAGCCTGCGCACCGCCGTGGAGCGCCGCCTGGTGGCCGACACTCCGGTGGGCGTCCTGCTCTCCGGCGGCCTGGACTCCAGCCTGATCGTCGGCCTGCTGGCCGAGGCGGGCCAGGAGGGGCTGGAGACCTTCTCGGTGGGCTTCGAGTCCGTAGGCGACGAGGAAGGCGACGAGTTCCGCTATTCCGACATCATCGCCGAGCATTACGGCACCCGACACCACAAGCTGTTCATCAACAGCCGCGAGCGCATGCTGCCCAACCTGCCCGGCTGCATCCGATCCATGTCGGAACCCATGGTCAGCCACGACAACATAGGCTTCTACCTGCTGTCCCAGGAGGTGGCCAAGCACGTGCGCGTGGTACAGTCCGGTCAGGGCGCCGACGAGGTCTTCGGCGGCTATCACTGGTATCCGCCGCTGCTGGACAGCCGCGATCCGGTGGCGGACTACGCCCGGGTCTTCTTCGACCGCGACCACGAAGGCTTTGCCCGGGCCGTGGATCCGCGCCTGGTGGAAAGCGACTACAGCCGCGCATTGGTCGAGCGCCACTTTGCCGAAGTGCAGGCCGAACGCCCGGTGGACAAGGCCCTGCACCTGGACAGCACCATCATGCTGGTGGACGATCCCGTGAAGCGCGTGGACAACATGACCATGGCCTGGGGGCTGGAGGCACGCGTGCCCTTCCTGGACCACGAGCTGGTGGAGCTGGCGGCCCGGATGCCGGCCGAAATGAAGGTCCACGACGGCGGCAAGTACGTGCTCAAGGAGGCCGCGCGCAAGGTCATACCCTCCGGCGTTATCGACCGGCCCAAGGGCTATTTCCCGGTGCCGGCGCTGAAGTACCTGGAGGGCGAGTCCCTGGACTATGTCCGCGGCGTCCTCGAGCGCCCCGAAGCGCGGGCCCGCGGCCTGTTCCGACAGGATTACATCGACCAGCTCCTGCAGGCCCCCGACCAGCACATCACGCCGCTGGGCGGCTCCAAGCTGTGGCAGGTGGCCCTGCTGGAAGCCTGGTTCCAGGAACATGGTCTCTGAAGAGCGCAGGCAGGACAGCGAGGCAAGGCCCATGCAGACACGCGGCCCAGGCGCTGAAACGCAAAATCAGGCCGAGACACCCCAGGACGTCGTGCTCGATTGCGGCTGGGGCCGCCTGCTGTTCGCGCAGACCTTCGAGGACGGCGAAGTCCTGCTGGATCGTCTGCTGGAGGAGCAGGAAGGCTGCCGCGACATCGCCTTCTATGTCGGCGATCCGCATGTCCTGCTCAGCCTGCGCCCGCAGCAGGTCTTCCTGGACCCTTCGAACACCTATCGCCTGGAGCTGCGGGACCTGCCCGAGACGCCGACCCATCCGGCCTTCACCGTCGCGCCACTGGACAGCCGCCAAGATGCCCAGGGCGTCAACACCTGCTATGCCCATCATGGTATGGTCGCGATCGACGAGGACTTCCTGCTCGCCTGCCGCGACGATCCGCGTTACATCCACCTGGTGGCCCGCGACCAGGCCTCGGGCGAGGTTCTGGGCACGGTCACCGGCCTGGATCACGTGGAAATCTTCGGCGACCCCGACAACGGCTCCAGCCTCTGGTGCCTGGCGGTTACCGCACAGGCCCCCTATCCCGGCATCGGCGTGGCGCTGGTGATCGAGCTGGCACGCCGTCTGGCCCAGCGTGGGCTCAGCTATATGGACCTGTCAGTGCTCTATGACAACGAGGAGGCCATCGCGCTTTACGAGAAGCTCGGCTTCCGCCCGATCCAGCGCTTTGCGCTCAAGACCCGCAACTCCATCAACGAAAAGCTCTATATCGGCCCGGCGCCCGAACAGGACCTGAATCCCTATGCGCGCCTGATCGTGGACGAGGCGCGCCGCCGGGGCATTGCCGTCGAGGTGCTGGACGCCGAGGGCGGCTTCTTCCGCCTGACGCATGGCGGCCGCTCCATCGTCTGCCGCGAATCCCTCTCTGAGATGACCACGGCCATCGCCATGAGCCGCTGTGACGACAAGGCGGTGACCCAGCGCCTGCTGCGGCGCGCCGGACTTTCAGTGCCCGAACAGGCTCGTGCCGGAACGGCGGAAGAGAACGCACGTTTCCTGGAAAAGCATGGCCGGGTCGTGGTGAAGCCCCTGCGCGGCGAGCAGGGTCACGGCGTGGCCGTGGACCTGCGCACGGCCGAAGCTGTCGAGGCTGCCGTGACCGAGGCACGGCAGCATTGCGACATCGTCCTGCTGGAGAAATATGTCGAGGGGGACGACCTGCGCGTCATCGTCATCAATTACGAGGTGGTGGCCGCGGCCGTACGCCGGCCGGCCGAGATCATCGGCAGCGGCAAGCACACGATCCGGCAGTTGATCGAGACCCAGAGCCGCCGCCGGGCCAAGGCCACGGACGGGGAAAGCACCATCCCCCTGGACGGCGAAACCGAGCGCTGCGTAGAAGAAGCCGGCTACAGCCTGACGGAGATCCTGCCCGCCGGACAGACCCTGCGCGTACGCAAGGCGGCCAACCTGCACACCGGCGGCACGATCCACGACGTCACGGAAAGCCTGCATCCGCACCTTTCCGCCGCCGCGGTCGAGGCCGCACGGGCCATAGAGATTCCCGTGGTGGGCCTTGACTTCCTGGTCCCGTCCCCCGAGGAGTCGGACTATGTCATCATCGAAGCCAATGAGCGGCCGGGACTGGCCAATCATGAACCCGCCCCCACGGCGCAGAAATTCATCGACCTGCTGTTCCCGCATCTTGCCGCCTGAAAGGAGAGCCTGATTCATGGCCAGCCCAAGCCCGAAGGCGCTGCCCGTCGACATGGACTATCTGCAGGACGTGATGGTGCGCCTGTTGGAAACGCACTCCCCCACCGGCTACACAGACCAGGTGGTGCACATGGTCTGCCAGGAACTGGAAAGCCTGGGGATCGAGCATGAACTGACCCGGCGCGGCGCCATACGCGCCAACATCCAAGGCAGCCGGCGGGCCCCGGACCGCGCCATCGTCGCCCACGTGGATACCATTGGCGCCATGGTGCAGGGCCTGAAGGACAACGGGCGGCTCAGTCTGGCCTCCATCGGCACCTGGTCCAGCCGGTTCGCCGAGGGCTGCCGGGTCACGGTCTTCACCGACCAGGGGGCGCGCACGGGCACGATCCTGCCACTCAAGGCCTCGGGCCACACCTACAACGAAGGCGTGGATACGCAGCCCTCGGACTGGGACCAGGTGGAACTGCGCCTGGACGAGATCGTCTATGACCGCGCCGGCCTTGAGGAACTGGGCCTGGCCGTCGGCGATTTCGTCGGCGTGGACAGCAACCCGCGCATCACACCGGCGGGCTTCGTGGACGCGCGCCACCTGGACGACAAGGCCGGTGTCGCCTGCCTGCTGGCCGCGGTGAAGGCCATCATCGAAAGCGGCGCCAAGCTGCCGCTGGACTGCCATCCCCTCTTCACCATCTCGGAAGAGGTGGGTGTCGGCGCCTCGGCGGTGCTGCACCAGGACGTGGCCGAGATGGTCGCCATCGACACGGCCCCCCAGGCGCCGGGCCAGGAGACCCTGGAAAGCTGCGTCACCATCGGCATGAAGGACTCCTCGGGCCCCTTCGACTGGCACTTGACGAAGCGCATGCTGGAGTTGGCCGGCGACAACGAGATCCGCCACGTGCGCGACACCTTCCGCTATTACCACTGCGATGCCGCCGCAGCGCTCGAGGCCGGCAACGACCTGCGCACGGCCCTGGTCTGCTTCGGCACCGATTCCACTCACGGCTACGAACGCACGCACCTGAAGTCCCTGCAGGGGGTGGCCGAACTGCTGACCGCCTACATGCAGAGCCCGGCCGTCATCGCCCGCGACAGCAAGCCCATCGGCCCGGCCAAGGGCTTCCCCGTCCAGCCGGTGGAAGAGGCCCAGGAACACCCCGATACCGAGCACCACGACCCCGAGCATCCGGAAAAAGGAGCGGCGGAGTAGGCATACGCTCGCCGCTCTCCGGGCCGGTGTGGGCCAGGCTTCAGATGATGTTCTTGCGCACCCTGGAGGAAACCCATTCCGAGAAGATCACGGTGGCCAGGATCAGTGCGAAGATCACCGTGACCTGGGACCAGGCGAGCGTGTTCAGCGAACTCTGCAGCTGCAGGCCGATGCCGCCCGCGCCGACGAGGCCGAGGATCGTGGATTCCCGGATGTTGATGTCCCAGCGGAACACGCAGATCCCGGCAAACGCCGGCAGGACCTGGGGCACGATGCCGTAATCGATCACCTGCGCCCGGCTGGCGCCGGTGGCCTGAACGGCCTCGACCTGGCTTTCATCGATCTCCTCGATCGCTTCATAGAGCAGCTTGCCCACGAAACCGATGGAACGCAGGGCGATGGCGATGATGCCGGCCAGGATGCCGGGGCCGAGGATCGCAACCAGCAGCAACGCCCAGATCAGCGAATTGATCGAGCGGGAGGCGACGATCACGAACAGGGCAAAGGGACGCAGAACCAGATGGCTCGGCGTGGTGTTGCGGGCGGCCAGAAAGGCGACCGGCACGGCCAGCATGACACCGATCAGTGTGCCCAGCGTGGCGATGTTGATGGTGTCCCAGAGCGCGCCCCAGAGCGTGTTGACGTAGGACCACTTAGGCGGCCAGGCCCGCGAGAACAGGTCCGCGGCCTGGCTGGGTGCATCCTTGACGAAGAACCATTTCGTATCCACCGTCATGATCTGCCAGCAGACCACGAAGGCCATGGCGGCGAGCAGCCAGCCCAGCCAGTGGAGCCACTGGGCAGTGGTGGTGCGGTGGCGCCAGGCGGGGCCTTGTTCCGTTTGCCAGACCGGCATTACTGGATCCACTTCCGGATATAGCCGGAGCTGTACTCGGCCAGCATGACGAAGATGATGATCAGGATCAGGATGGCGCTGGCGGTGCTGTAGTCATAGCGGTCCATGGCCGTGTTCAGCGTCGCGCCGATCCCGCCGGCGCCGACGATGCCGATCACGGCCGATTCCCGGAAATTGATGTCGAAGCGATAGAGCGACAGGCCGATCAGGCGCGGCATGACCTGGGGCTGCACCCCGTAATTCACCACCTGCCACCAGCCGCCCCCGGTACCGCGCACCGCCTCGGCCTGGCGGGGATCGATCTCCTCGATATCGTCGGCCAGCAGCTTGGCCAGGAAACCGATGGTGGCAAACGACAGGGTCACGAAGCCGGCAAAGGCGCCAAAGCCGAACATGGCCACGAACAGGATCGCGATGATGATTTCCTGGAAGGCGCGCGAGACGGCGATGATGGCGCGGCAGACGAGATAGACCGGCAGGGGCGAGATGTTGCGCGCGGCGCCCAGCCCGATGGGCACGGAGATCAGGACCCCCACCATCGTCGAACAGACCGTCATGGTGACGCTTTCCACCATGCCCTGTTGGATCTGATCGAAACGGCTCGTGAAATCCGGTGTCAGGAACCCCTGCAGGAAGCGGGCGCCCCGTTCGAGCCCCTCATAGGCACGTTGCCAATCCACCTCCAGCGTCCCGATCGCCAGCAGCAGATAAAGCAGCGCGCCGCTGTAGATGGCCCGGCGCCAGAAGTCGTTGCGGATCAGGATGGGCGGGCGGCGCCAGCGCCGGGATACCGCCTGGACCTCGCTCATACCGTACCCGCCATGCGTTCTTCCTCGGCCGCCTTGAACGCGGCTGCGTCCGAGGCGTCCTGTGCCGCCTCGTCGGCGGCCTTGCGCATCTCACGCCAGTCCTCCTCGCCATAGATCCGCGTCAGCGCCGCATGGTCGAGCTCGGCGGGCGGACCGTCGAACACCACCTGGCCCGCGGTCAGGCCGATGACCCGGTCGACGAACATCTGGGCCAGCATGACGTCGTGGATGTTGATGATGGCGGGCAGGTCGTGTTCCCGGCAGATCTCGCAAATCAACCGCATGATCTGGCGCGACGTCTTGGGGTCCAGCGAGGCGGTTGGCTCGTCCACCAGCAGCAGTTCCGGGTCCTGTTCCAGGGCGCGCGCGATGCCCACGCGCTGGCGCTGACCGCCGGAGAGCTCGTCCGCCCGCTTGTCCACGTGATCGGACAGCCCGACGCGCTCGAGCAGCCCGAAGGCCTTGTCCACGTCCTTCTGGGAATAGCGGCGGGTGAGCGAGCGCCAGAAGGACACATAGCCCAGGCGCCCCGACAGCACGTTCTCCATGACGGTCAGACGTTCCACCAGGGCGTACTCCTGATAGATCATGCCGATCCGACGGCGCATCGTCTTCAATTGGGTGCGGCCCAGCTTCGGGATGTCCACATCAGAGAGCCGGATTGCCCCCGCCGTCGGCTCGACCAGACGGTTGATGCAGCGGATCAGCGTCGACTTCCCGGCCCCCGAGGGACCGATCAGGCCCACGACCTGGCCGCGTTCGATGGAAAAGGATACGTCCTCGAGCGCAAGATCACCGGTCTTGTAGCGCTTGGTCAGCGCCTCGATCGACAGCATTGCAACTCCTCATTCTCCTCGATCCGAAGGCGGGAGCCGCCCCACGGCGGCCCCCGCCGGATCCTTACCGGGACCGGATCAGTTGCAGGTGTAGGACACCTCGTTTGCCTCGTCGATCTGGCGGATCACCGCCCAGTCCTCCTTGAAGGAGATCTCGATGAACTGGGCCTCGCCGGATTTCTCGAACTCTTCCTTCAGAGCCGAGCCTTCCCAGGGGAAGGAGAAGAAGGCCTCGCGGATCTTGTCCTGAAGTTCCGGCGTCAGGTTATAGACGGTGCCATAGCCCGTGGTCGGGAAGGTCTGGGACTCATAGATCGTACGCACCTGGTCGGCTGAGATGACGTCGCGGTCGATCATGCGCGCCATGACGGAATTGGCGATGGCAGCGGCGTCGTAGTCGCCGTTGGCCACGCCCAGGACCGAGGTGTCGTGGGAGCCCGAGAACCCGGCCTCGAAATCCTCGCCGGCCTCCATGTCGAATTCACTCTTCAGGATCGCCGAAGGCGCCTTGAAGCCGGAGTTGGAGGTCTCCTGGGTGAAGGTGATCTCACCGCCGCGCAGGTCCTCGACCTCCTCGACGTCGGAGTCGGCTGGCACGATGATCTCCATCTCGTAGCCGAACGAGCCATCCTCGGCGGCCATCATGGCGAAGGGCCGGAAGCCGGCGCAGGCCACGGCGATGGGATTCGATCCCGTGTTGAATCCTGCGATATGCAGGCGCCCGGCGCGCATGGCCTCCAGCTGAGAGGCATTGGACTGGACGGGGAAAAACTCCACCTCCTTGCCCGTGACTTCGGACATGTGCTCCATGAACCCCTGCCAGACGTCCTCGTAGACGGCGGGATCCTCCACCGGGGTGTAGGTGAAGATCAGCGTGTCGGGATCGACCAGTTCGTCTTCATTGGAGGGGATGTCGGCCACCAGGTCGCCGTCCTCGTCGGAGTAGCGGCTGTCGAGATTGAAGTCGGCATAGGCGGG
This window harbors:
- a CDS encoding thiamine pyrophosphate-binding protein, with the protein product MQTTQTEDWPSAVYRTLKAAKVQQMAYVPDAGHSTLINLLNEDPQVATNVLTTEEEGIAISAGAWLGGQRNVLLMQSSGVGNCTNMLSLPAMARFPLLMLVTMRGEWAEFNPWQVPMSRATQPTLEAMGLRTLRVDKAEDMVETVEAAAALAYEADQQVAVLIGQRLLGKKKW
- a CDS encoding thiamine pyrophosphate-dependent enzyme codes for the protein MTETLSSTPATLDRREAIGALLRARENTLVVTGLGSPSYDVHALGDRDDNYYLWGAMGSAALVGLGLAQAQPEKRVLVVTGDGEQLMAFGSLATIAVARPRNLAIAVIDNHHYGETGMQMSHTGHGIDLAKVAAASGFAEARTLHSLEEVEQAGETLKTPAEGPRLYVLKVTAENHPRSLPSRDAVFIKNRFRAHLGFAAE
- a CDS encoding GNAT family N-acetyltransferase, with amino-acid sequence MDRIRPANLSDLAAIERLVEAAYGHYVARIGKPPGPMLDDYAAHIAAGRLHLLFQENTLFGLVVLIENADHMLLDNVAVHPEAQGQGLGRRLIAFAEEHTRQVGYERLLLYTHEAMIENLALYQHLGFREIRRVEEKGYRRVYMEKMLA
- a CDS encoding N-acetylglutaminylglutamine amidotransferase, which encodes MCGLVGEIRFDDKEASLSLVEGMSQRIAQRGPDAAGLFRQNSLTVGHRRLKIIDHSESAQQPMIDSQLGLGIVYNGAIYNFRALREELQGKGYQFFSNGDTEVILKAYHAWGPACVERFAGMFAFALWERDSGRMLLARDRLGIKPLYLAEVPGALRFGSSLPALAHSEGVDSDVDPVGLHHYMTFHAVVPAPHTILKGVRKLPPASRLLVEPDGRMTQETYWRLAFGPQEGDGTRSESDWQDLVLDSLRTAVERRLVADTPVGVLLSGGLDSSLIVGLLAEAGQEGLETFSVGFESVGDEEGDEFRYSDIIAEHYGTRHHKLFINSRERMLPNLPGCIRSMSEPMVSHDNIGFYLLSQEVAKHVRVVQSGQGADEVFGGYHWYPPLLDSRDPVADYARVFFDRDHEGFARAVDPRLVESDYSRALVERHFAEVQAERPVDKALHLDSTIMLVDDPVKRVDNMTMAWGLEARVPFLDHELVELAARMPAEMKVHDGGKYVLKEAARKVIPSGVIDRPKGYFPVPALKYLEGESLDYVRGVLERPEARARGLFRQDYIDQLLQAPDQHITPLGGSKLWQVALLEAWFQEHGL
- the ngg gene encoding N-acetylglutaminylglutamine synthetase, which produces MQTRGPGAETQNQAETPQDVVLDCGWGRLLFAQTFEDGEVLLDRLLEEQEGCRDIAFYVGDPHVLLSLRPQQVFLDPSNTYRLELRDLPETPTHPAFTVAPLDSRQDAQGVNTCYAHHGMVAIDEDFLLACRDDPRYIHLVARDQASGEVLGTVTGLDHVEIFGDPDNGSSLWCLAVTAQAPYPGIGVALVIELARRLAQRGLSYMDLSVLYDNEEAIALYEKLGFRPIQRFALKTRNSINEKLYIGPAPEQDLNPYARLIVDEARRRGIAVEVLDAEGGFFRLTHGGRSIVCRESLSEMTTAIAMSRCDDKAVTQRLLRRAGLSVPEQARAGTAEENARFLEKHGRVVVKPLRGEQGHGVAVDLRTAEAVEAAVTEARQHCDIVLLEKYVEGDDLRVIVINYEVVAAAVRRPAEIIGSGKHTIRQLIETQSRRRAKATDGESTIPLDGETERCVEEAGYSLTEILPAGQTLRVRKAANLHTGGTIHDVTESLHPHLSAAAVEAARAIEIPVVGLDFLVPSPEESDYVIIEANERPGLANHEPAPTAQKFIDLLFPHLAA
- a CDS encoding osmoprotectant NAGGN system M42 family peptidase, with the protein product MASPSPKALPVDMDYLQDVMVRLLETHSPTGYTDQVVHMVCQELESLGIEHELTRRGAIRANIQGSRRAPDRAIVAHVDTIGAMVQGLKDNGRLSLASIGTWSSRFAEGCRVTVFTDQGARTGTILPLKASGHTYNEGVDTQPSDWDQVELRLDEIVYDRAGLEELGLAVGDFVGVDSNPRITPAGFVDARHLDDKAGVACLLAAVKAIIESGAKLPLDCHPLFTISEEVGVGASAVLHQDVAEMVAIDTAPQAPGQETLESCVTIGMKDSSGPFDWHLTKRMLELAGDNEIRHVRDTFRYYHCDAAAALEAGNDLRTALVCFGTDSTHGYERTHLKSLQGVAELLTAYMQSPAVIARDSKPIGPAKGFPVQPVEEAQEHPDTEHHDPEHPEKGAAE
- the phnE gene encoding phosphonate ABC transporter, permease protein PhnE, coding for MPVWQTEQGPAWRHRTTTAQWLHWLGWLLAAMAFVVCWQIMTVDTKWFFVKDAPSQAADLFSRAWPPKWSYVNTLWGALWDTINIATLGTLIGVMLAVPVAFLAARNTTPSHLVLRPFALFVIVASRSINSLIWALLLVAILGPGILAGIIAIALRSIGFVGKLLYEAIEEIDESQVEAVQATGASRAQVIDYGIVPQVLPAFAGICVFRWDINIRESTILGLVGAGGIGLQLQSSLNTLAWSQVTVIFALILATVIFSEWVSSRVRKNII
- the phnE gene encoding phosphonate ABC transporter, permease protein PhnE; protein product: MSEVQAVSRRWRRPPILIRNDFWRRAIYSGALLYLLLAIGTLEVDWQRAYEGLERGARFLQGFLTPDFTSRFDQIQQGMVESVTMTVCSTMVGVLISVPIGLGAARNISPLPVYLVCRAIIAVSRAFQEIIIAILFVAMFGFGAFAGFVTLSFATIGFLAKLLADDIEEIDPRQAEAVRGTGGGWWQVVNYGVQPQVMPRLIGLSLYRFDINFRESAVIGIVGAGGIGATLNTAMDRYDYSTASAILILIIIFVMLAEYSSGYIRKWIQ
- the phnC gene encoding phosphonate ABC transporter ATP-binding protein, encoding MLSIEALTKRYKTGDLALEDVSFSIERGQVVGLIGPSGAGKSTLIRCINRLVEPTAGAIRLSDVDIPKLGRTQLKTMRRRIGMIYQEYALVERLTVMENVLSGRLGYVSFWRSLTRRYSQKDVDKAFGLLERVGLSDHVDKRADELSGGQRQRVGIARALEQDPELLLVDEPTASLDPKTSRQIMRLICEICREHDLPAIINIHDVMLAQMFVDRVIGLTAGQVVFDGPPAELDHAALTRIYGEEDWREMRKAADEAAQDASDAAAFKAAEEERMAGTV
- the phnD gene encoding phosphate/phosphite/phosphonate ABC transporter substrate-binding protein, coding for MRTFLAASMFAALFAAPAYADFNLDSRYSDEDGDLVADIPSNEDELVDPDTLIFTYTPVEDPAVYEDVWQGFMEHMSEVTGKEVEFFPVQSNASQLEAMRAGRLHIAGFNTGSNPIAVACAGFRPFAMMAAEDGSFGYEMEIIVPADSDVEEVEDLRGGEITFTQETSNSGFKAPSAILKSEFDMEAGEDFEAGFSGSHDTSVLGVANGDYDAAAIANSVMARMIDRDVISADQVRTIYESQTFPTTGYGTVYNLTPELQDKIREAFFSFPWEGSALKEEFEKSGEAQFIEISFKEDWAVIRQIDEANEVSYTCN